A genome region from Triticum aestivum cultivar Chinese Spring chromosome 2B, IWGSC CS RefSeq v2.1, whole genome shotgun sequence includes the following:
- the LOC123047411 gene encoding uncharacterized protein isoform X2, translating to MASIVVIGLVLLLDILAFVLAIGAERRRSTAQLGEAEPGGRRYCMYDTDASTWYGVGALALLLVGQAVAMAASRCFCCGRALSPGRWRFFSGLFFVLCWLTFVIAEVCLLAGSVRNAYHTKYVSGYYDGGALPCAMLRRGVFAAGAAFAFLTTLFVMLHYVFYSKARAAPPPIINGGGIGMTRI from the exons ATGGCGTCCATCGTCGTGATCGGGCTGGTGCTCCTCCTCGACATCCTCGCCTTCGTCCTCGCCATCGGCGCCGAGCGCCGCCGGAGCACG GCGCAACTCGGCGAGGCCGAGCCTGGCGGCAGGCGGTACTGCATGTACGACACGGACGCGTCCACCTGGTACGGCGTCGGCGCGCTCGCCCTGCTGCTGGTCGGGCAGGCCGTGGCCATGGCCGCCAGCCGCTGCTTCTGCTGCGGCCGCGCGCTCTCCCCCGGCCGCTGGCGCTTCTTCTccggcctcttcttcgtcctctgctG GCTGACGTTCGTGATCGCGGAGGTGTGCCTGCTGGCGGGGTCGGTGCGGAACGCGTACCACACCAAGTACGTGAGCGGCTACTACGACGGAGGGGCGCTCCCCTGCGCGATGCTGCGCAGGGGCGTcttcgccgccggcgccgccttcgCCTTCCTCACCACGCTCTTCGTCATGCTCCACTACGTCTTCTACTCCAAGGCCCGCGCCGCGCCCCCGCCCATCATCAACGGCGGCGGCATCGGCATGACCCGCATCTGA
- the LOC123047411 gene encoding uncharacterized protein isoform X1, producing MAPFVVIGLVLGLDLLAFVLAIGGELPRRADYVNVLVFDDDPERPFCLYGLGTEASTWYGPGAIVLLMAGQAVAMAATRCFCCGRALSPGRWRSFSGLFFVLSWLTFVIAEVCLLAGSVRNAYHTKYVSGYYDGGALPCAMLRRGVFAAGAAFAFLTTLFVMLHYVFYSKARAAPPPIINGGGIGMTRI from the exons ATGGCGCCCTTCGTCGTGATCGGCCTGGTGCTCGGCCTGGACCTCCTCGCCTTCGTCCTCGCCATCGGCGGAGAGCTGCCCCGGAGAGCG GATTACGTGAACGTGTTGGTGTTCGACGACGACCCCGAGAGGCCGTTCTGCCTGTACGGGCTGGGCACGGAGGCGTCGACGTGGTATGGCCCCGGCGCGATCGTCCTGCTGATGGCGGGGCAGGCCGTGGCCATGGCCGCCACCCGGTGCTTCTGCTGCGGCCGCGCGCTGTCGCCCGGCCGCTGGCGCTCCTTCTccggcctcttcttcgtcctctcctG GCTGACGTTCGTGATCGCGGAGGTGTGCCTGCTGGCGGGGTCGGTGCGGAACGCGTACCACACCAAGTACGTGAGCGGCTACTACGACGGAGGGGCGCTCCCCTGCGCGATGCTGCGCAGGGGCGTcttcgccgccggcgccgccttcgCCTTCCTCACCACGCTCTTCGTCATGCTCCACTACGTCTTCTACTCCAAGGCCCGCGCCGCGCCCCCGCCCATCATCAACGGCGGCGGCATCGGCATGACCCGCATCTGA